From a single Sulfolobales archaeon genomic region:
- a CDS encoding MoxR family ATPase produces the protein MEIDLNSLSVEGILKLLESVGYIADRRIATAVYLAIKLEKPLLVEGEPGCGKTELAKALAEALGTELIRLQCYEGLDASKALYEWDYPRQLIAIRLLESSSSPEEIEREIYSEKYLLKRPLLKAAMSNSPKPSVLLIDEVDRADEEFEALLLEFLSEFQITIPEIGSIKASKKPIVILTSNRTREVGDGLRRRCLYLYLSYPDRDRELEIVRRKVPNISEKLANQVVDAIRVIRSIDGIAKKPGISETIEWARALKELGYEELTEEAIRNTISVVLKLPEDIERVDPSYIISKIGDQTFERNNIGKPS, from the coding sequence GTGGAAATAGATCTGAATAGCCTCTCTGTCGAAGGAATACTTAAGCTTCTTGAGAGCGTTGGCTATATAGCTGATAGGAGGATCGCAACCGCTGTTTATCTAGCAATAAAGCTCGAGAAACCCCTATTAGTGGAGGGGGAACCTGGATGTGGAAAGACAGAGCTTGCAAAGGCATTAGCAGAGGCTCTGGGAACCGAGCTTATAAGGCTTCAATGCTATGAGGGGCTTGATGCATCCAAGGCTCTATATGAGTGGGATTATCCACGACAGCTTATAGCGATAAGGCTTCTAGAGAGCTCCTCATCTCCTGAGGAGATCGAGAGGGAGATATATAGTGAGAAGTATCTGCTTAAAAGACCCCTTCTAAAGGCTGCTATGAGCAACTCTCCAAAACCCTCGGTTCTTCTCATAGACGAGGTTGACAGGGCGGATGAAGAGTTCGAGGCGCTATTGCTGGAATTCCTCTCTGAGTTCCAGATAACAATTCCGGAGATAGGGAGTATAAAGGCTTCTAAGAAGCCAATAGTGATCCTCACATCGAATAGAACTAGAGAGGTTGGGGACGGCCTTAGGAGGAGATGCCTCTACCTATATCTATCCTATCCCGATAGAGATAGGGAGCTCGAGATAGTTAGGAGAAAAGTCCCCAATATATCTGAAAAACTTGCTAACCAGGTTGTTGATGCTATAAGGGTTATCAGATCTATAGATGGTATAGCTAAAAAGCCCGGCATATCTGAAACGATCGAGTGGGCTAGGGCACTTAAGGAGCTAGGCTATGAAGAGCTTACAGAGGAAGCTATAAGGAACACCATATCTGTTGTTCTAAAGCTACCAGAAGATATTGAGAGGGTGGATCCAAGCTATATAATCTCTAAGATCGGGGATCAGACCTTTGAGAGAAATAACATTGGAAAACCTAGTTGA